The window CGCATAAAGGCCACTTCCATGTGATCTGCTGGTGCAAACCCAGCTAGGACACCGCTGATCTCAATACCGGAATCCAGCGTAGTGGTCGTTACGGTGGCCCCAGCAATTCCCTGTTCAATAGCGTATTTGCCACCACGACGGTAGGATAGCGATTGTTCGAATTCCAGGAGTACCGCTTTGAGATGGTTGATATCCTCGGCAACGAAGAGTTGAGGTTGCGGTTCGGTTATGTCGTAGCTGGTATCGATACAGGCAAGCGTCAGGCGCAGTTTCTTAACTTTAGCGCTGAGACAAGATTGACTCTCGCCAACGGAGGACAACAGGCCAGCACCATATATTTTTGGTGCCTTGAGATCTCCTATCAATCCGTATTCGACAGTCCACCAATTCATCCGCGCCACCTTCGCGGCCTCGGACACATAAGTTATTGCGGCGGTTGCCGCCTGCAAGGCGGCTTGCGCTTCCTCAATCTGCCGCGGGGTGCAATCCGGATTTTCTTTAACATCAGATAGGCGCCGAATCGCTTCGTAGAGCTTGAGGTCTTCGCCCGAGAAAATAGCCTTTTTGGCCATTGCTGCGTACATCTGCAGATATTCAGAGTACTCTGGATTGGCCAGGATTGGTGCGTGACCGGCTGCTTCATGCACGATATCAGGTGCCGGTGTATAGTGAATGTGGTCCACCGAACGCATATCCGAGGCTATCGGCAAAATACGCCGCGCCTGGAAATCGAGAAAGGCCGCGGGTGGGATAAAGCCCTGTACGGGCACAGCACCCCACCCTAGCTCGCGTAACCTTGCATCCATCTCCGCGATATGCGGAATGCGATCGGTAGTAATCCCAGTACGACGCAGCCCTTCAAGATAGATGGGCACCGCGTGCTCTTTAAAGTAATGCGTCGACTGCCGCATAATATAGCGCCAGCCGGCATGATCGCGTGATGAGTATTTAGTTGGTTGCTGCTCAACACAGTACTTCTGGAGGTAAGCTGGTAGATTGGCAATCGTTCTATGCATAGCAATACCTCCTCAAGTTGTGTCCGAGCAGCTAGCGACACACTATTGGTTAAACTTCAAACAAGCGGCCACTAATGTGCGTAGACCGAACGTCGAACCGCCGCTCGCCGGATAACCTAAAGCTTGGCAGTTCCAACCTGTGCCGGCAATATCAAGGTGGACCCACTTAGAGGTACCGACGAACTCCTTCAAGAACAGGCCGCCCATGATGGTCCCGCCTTTGACACTGGGCTTGGCGATATTTTTGAGGTCGGCAACATCACCCTTGGTCTCTTTTTCCAGCTCTGGCCACAGCGGTAACTGCCACAAGGGCTCGCCCTCGGTTGCTCCTGCTTCGATAACAGTATGTGCAGCAGCTTGATCGTTGGACATGACTGCCGCACCAACGCATCCTAGCGCCATCAGCACGGCGCCCGT of the Deltaproteobacteria bacterium genome contains:
- a CDS encoding aromatic amino acid hydroxylase: MHRTIANLPAYLQKYCVEQQPTKYSSRDHAGWRYIMRQSTHYFKEHAVPIYLEGLRRTGITTDRIPHIAEMDARLRELGWGAVPVQGFIPPAAFLDFQARRILPIASDMRSVDHIHYTPAPDIVHEAAGHAPILANPEYSEYLQMYAAMAKKAIFSGEDLKLYEAIRRLSDVKENPDCTPRQIEEAQAALQAATAAITYVSEAAKVARMNWWTVEYGLIGDLKAPKIYGAGLLSSVGESQSCLSAKVKKLRLTLACIDTSYDITEPQPQLFVAEDINHLKAVLLEFEQSLSYRRGGKYAIEQGIAGATVTTTTLDSGIEISGVLAGFAPADHMEVAFMRWQGPVQLAIGGSELPGQSTAHHPSGFSTPLGRAQSLSDRPLSKATDSDLQRLGIKVGSHTTLMLTSGFQVTGQVASILRRDSGDLVIIKWKDCTVKRGEDTYFEPSWGDFDMAVGELVTAVAGGPSDAERYGAHDVGTAESSPARTSPFTSDEIAIFQAYDAVRQLRDQVSNKGDASRFVARLKEVAAIFSNKFPDEWLLHLEIIELARQLGVDLPANEMLLSGLVATAAADKQWLIRQGLALAAHHA